From a region of the Candidatus Rokuibacteriota bacterium genome:
- a CDS encoding PIG-L deacetylase family protein — protein MPERIKRVMVVTAHPDDSEFGAGGTVAKLTREGKTVIYCILTNGDKGSSDRSMTPERLVGIREEEQKNAARVLGVDTVDFLGFPDCELENTRESRMAVTAAIRRHKPDLIICQNPNRTKNLGGSHRDHRAAAGIALDCVYPLARDHMAFPELLAQGLEPHRVKEVHTMWWDDPEVVVDTADTIDLKIKALQCHVSQLPDLAGMEKRVRERGAMLGKPKGYAYAETFDRILIER, from the coding sequence ATGCCCGAGCGGATCAAGCGTGTGATGGTCGTGACCGCGCACCCGGACGATTCGGAGTTTGGCGCGGGCGGCACCGTGGCGAAGCTCACGAGGGAAGGCAAGACCGTCATTTACTGCATCCTCACGAACGGCGACAAGGGCTCGAGCGACCGCAGCATGACACCCGAACGGCTGGTCGGGATCCGCGAGGAGGAGCAGAAGAACGCCGCGCGCGTCCTCGGGGTGGACACGGTGGACTTCCTCGGTTTCCCGGATTGCGAGCTCGAGAACACCCGCGAGTCCCGGATGGCCGTCACGGCCGCCATCAGGCGCCACAAGCCGGACCTCATCATCTGCCAGAATCCGAACCGGACGAAGAATCTCGGCGGCTCCCACCGCGACCACCGGGCGGCCGCCGGCATCGCGCTCGACTGCGTCTACCCCTTGGCGCGGGACCACATGGCGTTCCCCGAGCTGCTGGCGCAGGGGCTCGAGCCGCACAGGGTCAAGGAAGTGCACACGATGTGGTGGGACGACCCCGAGGTCGTCGTCGACACCGCCGACACGATCGACCTCAAGATCAAGGCGCTCCAGTGCCACGTGAGCCAACTTCCGGATTTGGCGGGGATGGAGAAGCGCGTCCGCGAGCGCGGCGCCATGCTGGGGAAACCAAAGGGCTACGCCTACGCCGAGACCTTCGACCGCATCCTGATCGAGCGCTAG
- the uvrA gene encoding excinuclease ABC subunit UvrA, with translation MANDRIVIRGAREHNLKSIDLEIPRDQLVVLTGLSGSGKSSLAFDTIYAEGQRRYVESLSAYARQFLEQMEKPDVDSIEGLSPAISIEQKTTSKNPRSTVGTVTEIYDYLRVLFARIGVPHCPSCGVVISAQTVQQMVDRVMALPQGSRLIVLAPVVRGRKGEYRKLFFDLRRQGYVRVRVNGQFRELSEEIELAKTKKHTIEVVVDRLVIRDTLGSRLNDSLETALRLAEGVVQVEVADGPSHVFSERLACAACGISFPEVSPRMFSFNSPYGACVECGGIGSRYEIDPALVAPNPARSLKDGALAPWAGPGASTFKQTLNVLARRYKFDLATPWGKLTKKTRDIILHGEAGDGFEGAVKILERRYKETLSPEVRQDLEHFMALRDCPACQGSRLRPETLAVKIAGRSIADVVRFSIKSARQFFDTLTLSERDAQIARRVLKEIRERLGFLAHVGLDYLTLDRGAATLSGGEGQRIRLATQIGSSLVGVLYILDEPSIGLHQRDNSRLLDTLKRLRDLGNTVLVVEHDEETIRAADFVVDLGPGAGELGGHVVAVGTPEEIAAHPGSLTGRFLSGVEEIAIPKKRRAPNGKHVTIHNPREHNLKGMAVKIPLGTFTAVTGVSGSGKSTLVNDILYRALAQMLHRAQERPGEHDRIEGAQHLDKVIDIDQSPIGRTPRSNPATYTGVFTLIRTLFARTSDARMRGYQPGRFSFNVKGGRCEACQGDGLVKIEMHFLPDVYVTCEVCKAKRYNRETLEVRYKGKNIAEVLDMTVAEALGFFDPVPAIKQKLQTLHDVGLDYIRLGQSATTLSGGEAQRVKLATELSRRATGRTLYILDEPTTGLHFADIRRLLEVLNQLVDQGNTVVIIEHNVDVIKTADWVIDLGPEGGNDGGRLVAAGTPEEVARQASKSYTGQVLKKALK, from the coding sequence ATGGCCAACGACCGGATCGTCATCCGAGGCGCGCGCGAGCACAACCTCAAGTCCATAGACCTCGAGATCCCCCGCGACCAGCTGGTGGTCCTGACGGGGCTCTCCGGCTCCGGCAAGTCCTCGCTGGCCTTCGACACCATCTACGCGGAGGGCCAGCGGCGCTACGTCGAGTCGCTCTCCGCCTACGCCCGGCAGTTCCTCGAGCAGATGGAAAAGCCCGACGTCGACTCGATCGAGGGGTTGTCGCCCGCGATCTCGATCGAGCAAAAGACGACCTCGAAGAACCCGCGCTCGACCGTCGGTACGGTCACCGAGATCTACGACTACCTCCGCGTGCTCTTCGCGCGGATCGGCGTGCCCCACTGTCCCTCGTGCGGCGTCGTGATCTCCGCGCAGACGGTCCAGCAGATGGTCGACCGCGTCATGGCGCTGCCCCAGGGCAGCCGCCTCATCGTGCTGGCGCCGGTCGTCAGGGGGCGCAAGGGTGAGTACCGCAAGCTCTTCTTCGACCTGCGCCGCCAGGGCTATGTCCGGGTGCGCGTCAACGGCCAGTTCCGCGAGCTCAGCGAGGAGATCGAGCTCGCCAAGACCAAGAAGCACACGATCGAGGTGGTCGTGGACCGCCTGGTGATCCGTGACACGCTCGGCTCGCGGCTCAACGACTCGCTTGAGACCGCGCTCCGCCTGGCCGAGGGCGTGGTCCAGGTCGAGGTGGCGGACGGCCCGTCCCACGTCTTCTCGGAGCGGCTGGCCTGCGCCGCGTGCGGCATCTCTTTCCCGGAGGTGTCGCCGCGCATGTTCTCGTTCAACAGCCCCTACGGCGCCTGCGTCGAGTGCGGTGGGATCGGCTCGCGGTACGAGATCGACCCGGCCCTCGTGGCGCCGAACCCCGCCCGGTCACTGAAGGACGGGGCGCTCGCCCCCTGGGCCGGCCCGGGAGCCTCCACCTTCAAACAGACGCTTAACGTGCTTGCCCGCCGCTACAAGTTCGATCTCGCGACGCCGTGGGGGAAGCTCACGAAAAAGACGCGGGACATCATCCTCCACGGCGAGGCCGGCGACGGCTTCGAGGGGGCCGTGAAGATCCTCGAGCGCCGCTACAAGGAGACGCTGTCCCCCGAGGTGAGACAGGATCTCGAGCACTTCATGGCGCTCAGGGACTGCCCCGCCTGCCAGGGCTCGCGCCTCCGGCCCGAGACGCTTGCCGTCAAGATCGCGGGGCGCTCCATCGCGGACGTCGTCCGGTTCTCCATCAAGTCCGCGCGCCAGTTCTTCGACACCCTGACGCTCTCCGAGCGAGACGCCCAGATCGCGCGCCGCGTGCTCAAGGAGATCCGCGAGAGGCTGGGCTTCCTGGCCCACGTCGGGCTCGACTACCTGACGCTCGACCGTGGCGCCGCCACGCTGTCCGGCGGCGAGGGGCAGCGGATCCGCCTCGCGACCCAGATCGGCTCGAGCCTCGTCGGCGTGCTCTACATCCTCGACGAGCCCAGCATCGGGCTCCACCAGCGAGACAACAGCCGGCTCCTCGACACGCTCAAGCGGCTGCGGGACCTCGGCAACACCGTGCTCGTGGTGGAACACGACGAGGAGACGATCCGCGCGGCCGACTTCGTCGTGGACCTGGGGCCGGGGGCGGGAGAGCTGGGCGGCCACGTGGTCGCCGTCGGCACGCCGGAAGAGATCGCCGCGCACCCCGGCTCGCTCACGGGCAGGTTCCTCTCCGGCGTCGAGGAGATCGCCATCCCGAAGAAGCGCCGCGCGCCCAACGGCAAGCACGTCACCATCCACAACCCGCGCGAGCACAACCTGAAGGGCATGGCGGTCAAGATCCCGCTCGGCACCTTCACGGCCGTGACGGGCGTCTCGGGCTCGGGCAAGTCCACGCTCGTCAACGACATCCTGTACCGGGCGCTCGCGCAGATGCTCCACCGCGCCCAGGAGCGCCCCGGCGAGCACGACAGGATCGAGGGCGCCCAGCACCTCGACAAGGTCATCGACATCGACCAGTCGCCGATCGGGCGGACGCCGCGCTCCAACCCGGCGACCTACACGGGCGTCTTCACCCTGATCCGGACGCTGTTCGCGCGGACGTCGGATGCGCGGATGCGCGGCTACCAGCCCGGCCGCTTCTCCTTCAACGTCAAGGGCGGCCGCTGCGAGGCCTGCCAGGGCGACGGCCTGGTCAAGATCGAGATGCACTTCCTGCCCGACGTCTACGTCACCTGCGAGGTCTGCAAGGCCAAGCGCTACAACCGCGAGACGCTCGAGGTGCGCTACAAGGGCAAGAACATCGCCGAGGTCCTCGACATGACGGTGGCCGAGGCGCTCGGGTTCTTCGACCCGGTGCCGGCGATCAAGCAGAAGCTCCAGACGCTCCACGACGTCGGGCTCGACTACATCCGCCTCGGCCAGTCGGCGACCACGCTGTCGGGCGGGGAGGCCCAGCGCGTCAAGCTCGCCACGGAGCTCTCGCGCCGGGCCACGGGACGGACGCTCTACATCCTCGACGAGCCCACGACGGGCCTGCACTTCGCCGACATCCGACGGCTGCTCGAGGTGCTGAACCAGCTCGTAGACCAGGGCAACACGGTGGTGATCATCGAGCACAACGTGGACGTCATCAAGACGGCCGACTGGGTCATCGATCTCGGGCCCGAGGGCGGCAACGACGGCGGCCGCCTGGTCGCCGCCGGCACTCCGGAAGAGGTCGCCCGGCAGGCGTCCAAGTCCTACACGGGGCAGGTCCTCAAGAAGGCGCTCAAGTGA
- the pyk gene encoding pyruvate kinase — protein MRRTRIVCTIGPASRDPLMLRKLVEAGMDVARLNFSHGTHDEHAAAIRAIREGEAGWGHPITIIQDLQGPKVRLGNFVGGRAMLLAGELFVLTAETVPGTAARASLDDPKLFASLKPGDQIWMDDGTIQLVVERVEAREAHCRITAGGVVSDHKGVSLPGLPLPVSCLTAKDKDDLRFGIEHGVDYVAVSFVRSSSDIQEVRKFLLEQRASLPIIAKLERAEIVANLPGILALVDAVMVARGDLGLEVPLEEVPIIQRDVIRQARLAKVPVIVATQMLESMVTYLRPTRAEVTDVATAIFEGADAIMLSAETASGRHPVEAVEVMSRVAARAERETSRAAALPPRPEAYGFSEAVAESACRAAEVLHAKAIVAFTQSGFSARLISSERPDVPVVALTPFPEVQRRLGLYWGVSSRLIRKVETTDEMVHEVEATLLGDGTVRNGDVIVIISGAPMWVTGTTNLLKLHRVGDRR, from the coding sequence GTGAGACGCACGCGGATCGTGTGCACCATCGGACCGGCCAGCCGGGACCCGCTCATGCTCCGCAAGCTGGTCGAGGCGGGCATGGACGTGGCGCGGCTCAACTTCTCTCACGGTACTCACGACGAACACGCGGCCGCGATCCGCGCCATCCGCGAGGGCGAGGCGGGGTGGGGTCACCCGATCACCATCATCCAGGACCTCCAGGGCCCCAAGGTCAGGCTCGGCAACTTCGTCGGCGGCCGCGCCATGCTCCTCGCGGGCGAGCTCTTCGTGCTGACGGCCGAGACGGTGCCGGGGACGGCCGCGCGCGCCTCGCTCGACGACCCGAAGCTCTTCGCCTCGCTCAAGCCCGGCGACCAGATCTGGATGGACGACGGCACGATCCAGCTCGTCGTCGAGCGGGTGGAGGCGCGCGAGGCGCACTGCCGCATCACGGCCGGCGGGGTCGTGTCCGACCACAAGGGCGTGTCGCTGCCGGGGCTGCCGCTGCCGGTCTCCTGTCTCACGGCCAAGGACAAGGACGATCTCCGCTTCGGGATCGAGCACGGCGTGGACTACGTCGCCGTGTCGTTCGTGCGGTCGTCCTCCGACATCCAGGAGGTGCGCAAGTTCCTCCTGGAGCAGCGGGCGAGCCTGCCCATCATCGCGAAGCTCGAGCGCGCGGAGATCGTCGCCAACCTGCCGGGCATTCTCGCCCTCGTGGACGCGGTCATGGTGGCGCGCGGCGATCTCGGCCTCGAGGTGCCGCTCGAGGAAGTGCCGATCATCCAGCGAGACGTGATCAGGCAGGCGCGGCTCGCCAAGGTGCCCGTCATCGTCGCCACGCAGATGCTCGAGTCCATGGTTACCTACCTCCGCCCCACCCGGGCAGAAGTGACCGACGTCGCCACGGCCATCTTCGAGGGCGCGGACGCGATCATGCTCTCGGCCGAGACGGCCTCGGGCCGGCACCCCGTGGAGGCGGTCGAGGTCATGTCGCGCGTGGCGGCCCGCGCCGAGCGCGAGACCTCGCGGGCCGCGGCCCTGCCGCCCCGTCCCGAGGCGTACGGTTTTTCCGAGGCCGTCGCGGAGTCGGCCTGCCGCGCCGCCGAGGTGCTCCACGCCAAGGCCATCGTCGCCTTTACCCAGTCGGGTTTCAGCGCGCGTCTCATCTCGTCCGAGCGGCCCGACGTGCCGGTGGTGGCGCTCACGCCCTTTCCGGAAGTCCAGCGGCGGCTCGGCCTCTACTGGGGGGTCAGCTCCCGCCTCATCCGAAAAGTCGAGACCACGGACGAGATGGTCCACGAGGTCGAGGCGACGCTCCTCGGGGACGGGACGGTGCGCAACGGCGACGTGATCGTCATCATCTCGGGCGCGCCCATGTGGGTCACCGGCACGACCAATCTCTTGAAGCTGCACCGCGTCGGCGATCGTCGCTGA